In Shewanella sp. MR-4, the genomic stretch ACCGAAATAATGGCTTGGTCGATATTCGGTACGCGATTAAACAGGGTTTGAATAATGCCACCAAACTCGCTTGGCACTGTGTAACCCACGGTATCAGGGATATTGATGGTGCGAGCGCCAGCATGAATCGCCGCTTCCACCATACGGCACAGATTATCGATTGGCGTGCGTCCCGCATCTTCGCAGGAAAACTCCACATCATCGGTGAACCTGCGGGCATATTTCACCGCGCCTACCGCCATCTCCAACACTTGCTCGAATGAGCGCTTTAACTTGCTCTCCACATGGATAGTGGAGGTGGAGATAAAGGTATGAATACGGAACTGTTCGGCAACGGATAATGCCTGAGCGGCGGCATCGATGTCCTTTTCAAGTGCGCGAGATAAGGCGCATACACGGCTATTTTTGATGGTACGGGCAATGGTCTGCACCGACTCAAAATCACCGGGTGACGACACAGGGAACCCCACTTCCATCACATCCACACCGAGACGTTCTAACGCCATGGCGATCTGTAACTTTTCTTTGACCGACAGGCTTGCCGCTAACGCCTGCTCGCCATCACGTAAGGTGGTATCAAATATAATTACTCTGTTAGACATCTCGTTTCTCCATGGAACGTCACCGTTCATTATTTAACTTTTGCCGTATTCAGATACAAAAAACCCCGCAACATTGGTGCGGGGTTTGTGAATGCTTTGCCTATCTATCGAGCGAGCAACACTAAGACCTCCGCGTTTGTGGCGCGAGAGAGAGAAGGAGGAGGTCGAGTTTGCTGCTAATTCTATTCATTTAAATTAAATATTTATTCTATTGACTCAAAATAAGGACGGTTAATATTTAACTCGCCTGCCTAAGTGTGTCAACCCCAATTTTTTTCATGTTCTAAGAGTTTTTTCCTGCAGAATAGTAAAACTTGCGTATTTGCACACGCAGTGTGCACGATTAATCCCTTGTTGATAGAGAAAAATCTACAAAATGCTACAACTCAAATTTTGAACAAAAAAATCATTTTTTATGCAAAAAAACCTTGAGACACGTTATAATCCTCGCCCGCCGTTACGGATAGTTGAATCAATACAGGGTATGGAGCAAAAAATGGATTTTCGTGTCTTAGCGCTAAGCCTGCTGTTATGGCTTTGCCCTTTATGGGTCAGTGCTAACGACCAATTAGATGCACTCACAGAACAAGTTTACCAGTACCCTACCAAAGCCTTTGCGCAAATTACCGCTTTAGAAAAACAACAAACAACTGATAATTCAAGTGATATTGATAGGCTTCGCCTCAGCATGCTCAAGTGCCAGAGTTTGTTGCAACTGGGGGAAAATGAAGCAGCAATCAATCTTGCACAAATGGGCGAGGCCAGTGCCAAACAACTTAAACTCGACCAGGCACGCCCCTATTTTTTGAATTGTCAGGCCGATGCCAATCTGAACTACGATAATATCCAAGAGGCATTACCCCTACTCGACTCCGCCATTACCCTTGCCAGACGTTATCAGCAGCCCCAAGCACTCATCGATGCGCTCAGACTCAGGGGCCAACTTGATACCAATACGGATAATTTTTCCTCCGCCATCGAAGATCTACGTATCGCTATCGATATCTATCCAGATATCCATTCGCAAACACAAAATTGGGTGTGGCCACCACAGGCCTATGTCTATGCCGCTATGGGGAACTTGCTCCATGCTACCAACGATTTTCCTCAGGCCATGTATTACACTAGGCTGGCGTTAAAGAGTACTGATGCCAAAGGAAAAGTGCGGCACGTACTGCTGCGCAATGCAGCCCGGATTGCACTGGATAATGGCGAACGCGATTACAGCGACCAATTAGAAAAACAAGCCAAAGTTCTCCTACCTGAAATAGGTTCGCCACTCGAACTTGCCTATAGTTATGCCATTTTGGCATCGATCGCCCTCGATAAAGGGAAAATCGACACGGCCGAAGAATATATCTCCATTGCGATGAATACCTTTAAGCAACAAAACCAGCGGGTCGCTATGATGCGCTCGACCCGTTTGTTAGCTCAGGTTCGCTTTGCTCAGCATAGAGATGACGCCGCACTGACACTCATGGATTCTGCCATTGAACAAGGACAAGCGCTAAAGCAATATTCTGATCTCAAATGGTTTTATGGCATTTTAAGCGATTATCACCACACCCACGGCAATGACAAACTCGCCTACGAATTTTTACAAAAGCGCTTCGATGCTGCAGAGCTAGCCAACGAGTCGATGAATAACACTCGGATTTTGCAGTTCAAAGCCAGGTTAAATCAGCAAGGTTTACAGCAACTCAACGACGATGAACAACAACACCATAATGTCTCATTGTTGAGTGAACTCAATGTCGACTGGGCCTACAGCACCCTATTTTTAGTGGCAATGGGGTTACTCGGTGGCGCTATTTGGTATTTCATTGATAAGCAAAATAACCGCGCACCAGCATCAGATACGGACGCAGCAAGTCTTCCGCCACTGGAACAGCTTGAGCTGACACTGCACAGTGCTAAACAAGGGGCTTATCCGCTGTCATTATTGCTGTTTAATGCCAGCCAAATACGCCAAGTCGACCTGCCACCCTTACTAGAGAAGCTGCAAGACAAGCTACGTGAGCAAGACACACTGCTGCGTTATTCGATTGATGACATCGTTATTGTGCTGCCCTATACCTCAGCAGTCGGCGCACAGAAGGTTGTCAACCAGTTAACTCCCACCATTCAGATGTGGCAAGGAACGCACAAGGTAAACATTGGGATTGCAGTGATGCAACAGTTTGATACTCTGGATTCTCTGGTGAAACGCGCGAGTATTAACCAGTTAGGCAAACTCAAGGTGAGCGATCCGCAAAGCGATTATTCCCCCGCTAAATAAGCGGCTATCTCATCAAGGAAATCGTCGCCAAATCGGCTGAGTTTGCGCTCACCGACCCCGTTAACAGCCAGCATTTCACCGGGGCTGGTAGGCATCATGGCCGCCATTTCCGCTAAGGTCGCATCGTTAAACACCAAATATGGCGGCACATCCTGCTCCTCGGCAATGGTGCGACGTAGGGCTTTTAGCCTCGCAAACAGTTTGCGGTCGTAATTCAGCGGTGCCCGCGATTGAGTGACTTTGCGCTTAATGTTCGTCAGTTGAATACGCGGCTCTGCCAACATTAGCGCCACCTCGCCCTTAAGGATCGGTCTGGCCGAAGGGTTTAAGGTGATGGATGAGCCCCGAGTAATATCTTGGCTCGCCAGCCCCAAATGGATGAGCTGACGAATAACACTCAACCAATATTCATGGCTTTTGTCTTTGCCTATGCCCCAAGTGCTGAGTTTATCGTGTCCTCGGTCGACAATTGCAGCGCCCTTGGAGCCACGCAACACTTCAATCAAGTGATTGATACCAAAGCGTTGTCCGATCCGATAGATGCAAGATAGCACCTTCTGCGCATCCTCGGTGCCGTTATAACGTTTAGGTGGGTCGAGACAAATATCGCAGTTGCCGCAGGGCTCTAACGCGCTTTCATCGAAGTAATGCAGCAACACTTGGCGGCGACAGGTTTGCGCCTCAGCAAATGCAGCCATGGTATTGAGTTTATGGAAATCCACTTGCTGCTGCGGCCCTGGCTCAGACTGCTCGATAAGATGGCGCACCCGACCAATATCGGCAGGATCAAACAGCATAAAAGCTTCGGCCTCGAGTCCATCGCGGCCCGCTCGGCCAGTTTCTTGATAATAGGCTTCGATGCTCTTCGGGATATCGTAATGGACCACAAAGCGCACGTTGGATTTGTTAATCCCCATGCCAAAGGCAACTGTAGCAACGACAATATCAATTTGATCTTTAAGAAAGCTATCCTGCACTTCACCGCGCTCTTGTGGCGTCATGCCCGCATGATATGCCTTAGCATGAAACCCTTGCAGGGTGAGTCTTTCAGCCACCTCATCCACACGGCGTCGACTGCTGCAGTAGACAATGCCACTGCTGCCATTTTGCTGCAGTAAAAACTGTCGTAACTGATTAGCGGCATTGAGTTTTTCGGCAACCGTATAGCGAATATTGGGCCGATCGAAACTCGATAGTAATTTAAAAGGATTAATCCCTAGGCGCTCGCAAATATTTTGCCGTGTCGCCTGATCCGCAGTGGCGGTGAGCGCCATCATAGGCACATGGGGAAATAACTGCTTTAACTGGCCAAGGGCGGCATATTCGGGACGAAAATCGTGTCCCCATTGACTGATGCAGTGCGCCTCGTCAATGGCAAACATGGATAGCGGCAGGGAGCGCATACGCTCGATAAAATCGGCCGTCAGTAACCGCTCAGGAGACACATACAACAGTTTTAGCTCGCCTCTATGCAACTGCCTAAGCACCTCTACACTCTGCTCCCGCGGCTGCGAGGAGTTTAAATAGGCGGCATTGACCCCCGTCTGCAACAGGCTGTCGACCTGATCTTTCATCAATGAAATCAGTGGTGATACCACGATAGTGATGCCTGGCATCAGCAGTGCAGGCAACTGGTAACACAGACTCTTACCGCCGCCAGTGGGCATGATCACAAGGCAGTCCTCACCACTGCATACACGTTCGATAACCTCACGCTGACCGTCCCTAAAGTCACGGTAACCAAACACCTGCGCTAGGCGTTGTGACAGCGGATCATCATGTATGTCGAGTAACTGAGTTTCCATGGATCTTCTAGCTAAAAAGTAAGGGCGCCTATTCTAAAGGACAGAATCGCTCCTGTCTTGCGCCATCTTGCCCTAACTGACCCAGCGCTAACAACTAATGAGGTAGGCTTAGACTGCTACCACGACTCATCACAACACCTAAGACGATTTGCCCACACAAAGGCTAAAGTTGCATTACCCATTGGCTTGGCTGTAGATTAATTGCTCTAAGTCGAATGCCATTACGCATGCTTCGACCCTATTCTAAGAAGCCCTACAGCCTACAAGGACGAACAGCATGACAAACCCAATTCAAGCCGAAGTACTAAAACGTGTTGCCGAAGTGTTTGACCAGCACGTGCCGTTTCATAATTTATTGGGGCTGGATATCAAGCGCTACGACATTGATGGCGTCGAAGTAGTGATCAATATGAAGCCAGAGCTCATTGGCAATATTCATCAACAAATTCTCCACGGTGGTGTTACGGCTACAGTGCTCGATGTGGTAGGCGGGCTCACCGCCTTTGCCGGACTGGTTGCTAGTCGTGATGATTGGACGGTTGAAGAGTTACAGCAACGGCTGCAAACCTTAGGCACAATCGATATGCGCGTTGATTACCTGCGCCCCGGGCGTGGACAGGTTTTCACTGGCACGGGCAGCGTGATCCGTGCCGGCAATCGCGTCTCGGTGTGTCGTATGGAGCTTCACAACGAGCAAGGAACTCATATCGCCTTCGGCACAGGCACTTATATGGTTGGCTAGTCCGTTGTCACACCTCGTTTTTTAGAATTTTTTTACCGCATTCACCATCGATAAACTAAAGGGAAACACTTTGATTATTCAGGTGTTTCCCCTCTTCTTTTTGTTGAGCACTGGTCATTGGAGACATCCTGTAACGAAAAAGGCGACCGCACACACCTTGAGTCAATTCCCATAGCCTCCTACAATCGCCGTCCTGTTGTCCTTCGAAGATGTCTCATGCCTGATAACGAATACCGCAAAGGGATCCTACTTGCCGTCAGTGCTTACTGTATGTGGGGATTTGCGCCCTTATATTTCAAACTACTCCACCATGTTTCGGCCACCGAAATTTTACTGCATCGGGTGATCTGGTCATTTGTGTTTATGGTGATCATCATGCTGTTTATCGGTGGCTTTGGAAAACTGCGCCAGCTGTTTAAACAGCCCAAACAACTACTCGTACTCACCATCACCTCCCTATTAATTGCGGCCAACTGGTTGATTTTTATCTGGGCTGTGAATAACGATCATATGCTCGATGCCAGCTTGGGTTACTTTATTAATCCCCTACTGAATGTGCTGCTCGGCATGCTGTTTTTAGGTGAAAGATTACGTAAGTTGCAATGGTTTGCCGTCTCGCTGGCGAGTGCTGGCGTGCTGATCCAATTAGTCTCATTCGGCTCGATCCCTATTGTCTCCCTCGCCTTAGCGGGCACCTTCGGGGTGTATGCGCTGCTGCGTAAAAAGGTCAATGTGGATGCAAAATCGGGTCTGCTAGTCGAAACCGCTATCCTGCTGCCAGTCGCATTGGTTTATCTGGTCGCGACCTTAGATAGCGCCACAGCGAATATGCTAACCAACGATTGGCACCTTAACGTATTATTAATGGCAGCCGGGATTGTTACCACGATTCCACTATTGTGTTTTGCCGGTGCAGCGGTACGTATTCCATTGTCTATGCTCGGCTTTTTCCAATATATCGGCCCGAGTATTATGTTTATCCTCGCGGTAACCTTATTCAATGAACCCTTCGATGCCGAGAAGAGCATCACCTTCGGCTTTATCTGGAGCGCCCTGTTGGTGTTCACCTTCGATATGGCCTATAAACGCAAAACGGCGTGATGAGATCACGCCGCTACCGACACTTGCAAAAATACTGGTTAAGTGAGCATCTACTTAACCAGCTATTTTTGTAGCTGGCTAATAAACTTCTCACCCTCTGGCACAGACAAGAGCAGATTGTAGCCTCGCGTCGTTGGCACTAACACTAGTTCGGATTTATCCGTCACGGCCACAAATGCCTTACCCTTCCCCTTCAGATTAAACCAACCGAGTTGAAACCCTGGCATACCTATACCATTGGTTTTAAAGCTGGGCGCTAAATCCATCTCTTGCTTCAAGTCGATAAGACGCGCCTGCTCGACCAACAGTTCGGAACGCGCTAATTGCACTTTATAGAAGGGAATATCGAGTTTTAGCTCGGTGTCGGTTAGCGCGATTTCAGCATTATGGGATTGATAAAACACCCAAGAAAATCCGCCAATCATCACTAACAAGATGCCTAAGCTCGCCGATTTAGCCACTTTCGGCATAGGTTTAACCCACAACATCCACAGTACACCAGCTAAACCTAACAACAAGATAATAAAGCTTAAAATTGAAGTTTGAGTCAGAGGCGCGAGGGAGAAAAACTGAGTCACCATGGTGGGCAGTCCTTAAGGGAGAAAAGCTTAATCTGCCAACAAAGACATATTATGTCAACAAAAATGCCAGCGCTAGGCTGGCATCTTATCAAGCGTTAAAAGCTTAAAGATCGAGGGCGAGAATTTTAGAGCGGCGCTGATAGTTATACAGCTGCTTTTTCTTCTGCGGTAAGGCTTCCACATCTTCGATCACAAAGCCATGTTCTAAAAACCAGTGAATGCTGCGGGTGGTCAAGGCAAACAAACGGGAATAACCACGGCTACGCGCCTGGCCTATGATATTTTTCAGCAATAAGCTGCCCCTATCCGCATCGCGATAATCCGGATGCACCACCAAACAGGCAAACTCACCGGCGTTATCCTCTTCAAAGGGATACAGGGCGGCGCAGCCAATGACTAAGCCATCACGCTCAATCAACATAAACTGCTCGATTTCAATCTCAAGCTGCTCACGGCTTCGGCGCACTAAAATGCCCTGTTCTTCCAGAGGACGAATTAAGTTCAGTACACCGCCAATATCGCTAATCGATGCGCGGCGCAGACGCTCAGCGCTTTCAGTCACGATTTGCGTGCCTATGCCTTCACGGGAGAACAACTCCTGCAGCAAGGCACCGTCATCGAGATAACTGACCAAATGACAACGGGGCACACCATTGCGGCACGCATCGATACTCGCCTTGAGGAAGGCCATAGTACCAATACAGGCCGAACCTTGCTCTGCGAGCTTAGTCAGAATGTTTTGCGCATCATTTGGCATTAATTCGGCAATCACATCGCCATTGCGATCGAGGATGCCATTTTGCGAACTAAAGCCGATCATCTTGTCGGCCTTAAGCTTGATCGCAACCTGAGTGGCAATCTCTTCGGCGGTGAGGTTAAAGCTTTCGCCAGTAACGGATGCAGCAATCGGCCCCATCAACACAATACAGTGGTTATCGAGCTGACGCTTAAGCCCTTGAGTATCGATACGGCGCACTTTGCCACTTAGGCAAAAATCGATGCCATTATCGACCCCCAGTGGCTGGGCGATCACAAAGTTACCGCTGACTAAGTTAATTTGCGCGCCTTGCATCGGCGTATTACTTAGACTCATCGATAAACGTGCGGTGATATCAAACTGCAATGCACCCGCGACCTGCTTGATCACTTTGAGTGAGTCTTCATCGGTGATACGTACACCTTCGTGGTAGGCGGGTTCAATCCCATTGGCCGCTAATGCCGAATCGATTTGCGGCCTCGCGCCATACACTAACACCACTTTAATGCCTAAACTGTGCAACAGGGCCACGTCATTTAAAATGCCGCGAAATTGATTTTGTGCTAAAGCCTCGCCACCCAACATCACCACAAAGGTTTTCCCTCTATGGGCATTGACGTAAGGGGCGGAATGACGAAATCCATCAACCAGTTCAGTGGTACGCACGCGTTGTTTACACCTCATATTTGAGCTGGCAAAGCCGATATGGCACACCAGGAATGAATGACTAAATCACGCGTATAGTATTGCATTTTAATTCACCAATAAAGAATTTATTCTCATTAAAATGCAGTTTTAATACAATAAAGTGCTTATATTTTCAAAAAATTGCATTTTTGATAAATAATCACATTTTTTTAACCAAATGCGATTTCGCAGCACTGCCGAGTATGGGACAGATTTATCTCAACTTGATGACGAGAAGCCGAAAAAAGACCAAAAAAAAAGCCCCTTAGATAAGGGGCTTTTCTCGAAACACTAAACAAGGATTACTTGATTTTTGCTTCTTTGTAGATAACGTGCTGACGAATAACTGGATCAAATTTTTTGATTTCCATTTTTTCTGGCATGTTACGCTTGTTTTTTTCAGTTGTGTAGAAGTGACCAGTTTTAGCTGTAGAAACTAATTTGATCTTCTCACGATTACCTTTAGCTTTAGCCATGATCTATTACACCTTCTCGCCACGGGCACGAAGTTCAGCAACAACAACTTCAATACCTTTCTTATCGATCAGACGGATACCTTTAGTAGATACACGTAACTGTACGAAACGTTTTTCTTCTTCTAACCAGAAACGGTGGTTTTGCAGGTTAGGTAAAAAACGACGACGGGTCGCGTTTTTTGCGTGCGAACGGTTGTTACCAACCATCGGCTTCTTGCCAGTAACTTGGCATACTCTTGACATGTCAGTCTTCTCCAAAAAACAATTTTAACGCTCGAGCATTAATGTACCTCGTATGGCCGTCGCCCGAGGCACAAAGAGGGCGCATTTTATACACGATCATAGAGGTAAGATCAAGCGTTAGATTAATTAATCCAGCCTCGTTCCGCGAAGGAAACTATCTCTCGATCACCAACAACCATATGGTCCAGTAAGGATACGTCTATGGTTGCTAACGCATTTTTTAATCGCTCAGTTATTCGTCTGTCAGCCTGACTGGGCTCGGCAATACCAGACGGATGATTGTGACACACTATGACGGCAGCAGCCTTTTTTTCCAGCACTAGGCTCACCACTTCACGTGGATACACCGAAGCTGAATCTATTGTTCCGCGGAATAATTCGACGAATTGAATCACTCTATGCTGGCTATCCAGCAGCAAAATTGCGAACACTTCATAGGAGCGGTCAGCTAATTGTCTCATTAAATAATCCCGAGTTAAATCGGGATTTGTCAAAACCTGACCTCTCTGCAGGTTTTCTTGTGCCACACGCCTCGCTAATTCAGCCGCGGCTTGAAGCTGGGCGTATTTTACAGGTCCCACGCCCGGAAGTCGACACACCTGATGCTTTGGTGCGCAAAGTAAGCTTCTTAAACCTCCAAATTCTTGAATAAGTGAACGGGCAAGGTCGACCGCATTTAAACCGCTCAGACCATTTCGCAGTAAAACAGCCAGTAATTCTGCATCCGAGAGATGGGCGGCGCCTTTTACTAATAATTTATCCCGCGGGCCTTCGCCCTCGGGCCAATCCTTAATCGCCATACGACCTCCCTGTCAGCGCGAATTTTTACTTTAAACAAGTATGGACGAGATTTTTTGAACTGGGACAGTCACGCCAATTAGTCGCTTTGTGGTATGGTTGGCAACATTATTTCAATCTCGGATGATGTCAGTGAGCCTGATAACGAAAAACGTCCTACTGGGTATTGGTGGCGGCATTGCGGCCTACAAAAGTGCGGATTTAGTGCGCCGCTTAAAAGAACGCGGCTTTGATGTGCGTGTGGTGATGAGCCAGAGCGCCATGGAATTTATTACCCCACTCACACTGCAAGCCTTATCAGGCCATCCCGTGGCATCAAGTTTACTCGATCCCGCTGCCGAAGCGGCAATGGGTCATATCGAGCTGGCGCGCTGGGCGGATTTAGTGATTATCGCCCCTGCCACCGCGAATTTGCTGGCCCGTATCAATGCGGGCATGGCGGATGAGCTTATCACCACCACTTGCCTTGCGACCGAAGCGCCAATAGCCCTGTGCCCCGCGATGAATCAGCAGATGTATCGCAATGCGGCCACCCAAGCCAATTTAACCAGTTTACAAGGCCGTGGTTATACCCTTTGGGGCCCCGCCAGCGGCAGCCAAGCCTGCGGCGAAGTCGGCCCTGGCCGTATGCTCGAACCGCTTGAGATTGCCGAGCTGGCAACAGACTTTTTTGCAACAAAAGATGTCTCCTCACAGCCCCTAGCAGGTCAATCGGTGCTCATTACCGCAGGGCCAACCCGCGAAGCCATCGATCCTGTGCGTTATATCTCTAATCACAGCTCAGGCAAGATGGGATTCGCCTTAGCGAAAGCCGCCGCCGACATGGGCGCCGCTGTGACCTTGGTCGCAGGACCAGTAAATTTAGCCACGCCTGAAGGGGTGACGCGAATCAATGTTGAATCCGCACAAAACATGCTCGATGTTGTGATGGATAATGTTGATAAAAAAGATATTTTTATCGGCTGTGCGGCGGTTGCCGACTATCGCGTCAGCGATATTGCGGACTGTAAGATCAAAAAGTCCGCCGAAGAAATGCAACTTGCGCTGGTGAGGAATCCTGATATCTTAGCGACGGTCGCAAGCTTGGCAACCCGTCCTTTTATGGTGGGATTTGCCGCCGAAACCCATGATGTAGAAGCCTACGCCCGCGATAAACTCAAACGCAAAAATTTGAATATGATCGCCGCAAACGATGTATCCGTTGCTGGTCTTGGCTTTAATGCCGATTCCAATGCCCTGCGTGTATTCTGGCCGCAGGGTAGTCAAGATTTGCCTGCCACCGATAAGCTCACGTTGGCTCGGCAATTACTTTCGTTGATAGTGAAAGAAAAAACAAAATAAATGAAAACACCGATTGAATTAAAGATCCTCGACTCCCGTATTGGCTCTGAGTTTCCCCTGCCCGCCTATGCCACTCCAGGCAGCGCGGGAATGGATCTTCGCGCCATGATTGATACCACAATGACGATAGCCCCGGGTGAGACTCAGTTAATCCCGACGGGCATCGCCATCCACGTGGCAGACCCAGGCCTTGCCGCCGTGATCCTGCCCCGTTCAGGCCTTGGCCATAAACACGGTATCGTACTCGGAAATCTGGTTGGGCTTATCGATTCAGATTATCAAGGTCCCTTGATGGTCTCTTGCTGGAACCGCAGCGATACCCCATTTACTTTAGAAATTGGTGATCGTCTCGCACAACTGGTGTTTGTTCCTGTGGTACAAGCACAATTCAAACTCGTTGATGAGTTCGACAGCTCAGATCGTGGTGAAGGTGGATTTGGCCATTCTGGCACTAAATAACCGCATCGATATTGAGCAAGGATACTGCAATGGCTGTAAGCCCAAAAATTAATCGTCGTGAACACATACTGCAATGCCTAGCGCAAATGCTAGAAACCAGCCCAGGACAACGTATTACCACCGCTAAGCTCGCCTCTGAAGTGGGCGTGTCGGAAGCGGCACTCTATCGCCACTTTCCGAGTAAGGCGCGGATGTTTGAAGGGTTAATTGAGTTTATTGAAGAGTCATTACTCTCCCGCATCAACATCATCATGGACGATGAAAAAGACACCATGAGACGCTGCCAACTAGTGCTACAACTGCTGTTGATTTTCGCCGAGCGCAACCCGGGGATCTCTCGGGTACTCAATGGCGATGCACTCTTAGGTGAAAACGAGCGTCTACGCAGTCGTATCAGCACCCTATTTGCCAAAATTGAAACCCAACTCAAGCAAATTCTGCGGGAAAAAACCCTACGTGAAGGCAAAGGCTTTAATTTAGATGAGGCTATTTTAGCTAATTTACTGTTAGCCTTCGCCGAAGGCCGAATCGCCCAATTTGTGCGCAGTGAGTTTAAACTCAAACCGACACAGCACTTCGATGAACAGTGGCGCTTTATTCAGCATCAGCTGTTACAAAGCTAATGATTTTTCAATACAAAGGACGGTAATCACCGTCCTTTCTTTTATCCCCTACTCCTTGTATTGGTATTTCTTTTGTTTTAATCTGCAATACATCTTTTTAAAACAAAAACCACAATAAATTTACAAGGATGTCAGATGAAAACTTTGCCATTTGCCGCGCTGGCTGTAATTTGCTTGCCTATTATGCCTTTCAGCACATTAGCGGCCGAAACCTCGGCGACAAATGCCCTGTCACAATCCCAATTATTCAGTCGCGGTAACGAGTACTCTAACGTCAAGATCTCGCCTACCGGCAAGTACTTAAGTGCAATCACTAGTGTCGAAGGCAAGAATGTCCTCTTAGTACTCGATGCCCAAACCAAAAAACTGCTTAACGCAATTCGCTTCCCGAGCAACGCGCAGGTAGGCACCTATGAATGGGCAAATAGTGAGCGTATTGTACTTGCAAAAGAATACCTTAAGGGCTGGAGCGATGTGCCCCAATACTACGGCGAATTAATGGCGGTCAATGCCGATGGTTCTCGCCCTAAATATCTATTTGGATATAACAGCGGCGAGCAGCAAACCGGCTCGAATATCAAGAAAAATACTCCTATAAGTGCTACCGCCTTTATTCTCGATCCTCTGCCTGATGACGAGCGTTATATGCTGGTCAATGCGATCCCATGGGGTGGTGCCCCAGACTTGAGTGAAACACTTCAGGATGTTTACCGCGTAGACCTTTTTAGTGGGGTTCGTAAACGCATCACAGGCTCCCCCATTGGCCGAGCACGCTTTATGACAGATCATGAAGGTGAAGTCCGCTTTGTGGCTGGGGAAGATGGCAAAAACATCACTAAAGTCTTTTACCGCAAAGATGGCGAATGGTTAAACACCGATAAACTCAACTTAGGCTTAAGTGATTTTACACCTATCTCTTTCGCCGATAATAAAAATAGTATTTACGCCGCAGGCCGAGTGGGCACTGAAACCTTAGGTGTCTATCGCATCAATCTCGAAACAGGGGAGAAGGCCGAGATTATTCAAGATGAAGTGGTCGATCCAAGCAACTTCTGGATAAATGGCACTAACAAACAGCTCTATGCCGTTGAGTTTGAAAATGGCTATCCAAGCTATGCCTTTGTCGATAACAACGATAACCATGCCAAACTGCTTAAGGATTTACTCGCGGCCCTGCCGGGGCATCAAGTACAAATCGTCAGCGAAACCCGTAATGGCGAACAATTGGTGGTGATTGCATTTAACGATCGCAATCCCGGTGATTACTATTTGTTTGATACGAAAAAGCTCAAGCTAGAGTATCTGGCCGCCGCCCGTAAGTGGCTCGAC encodes the following:
- a CDS encoding alpha/beta hydrolase family protein — translated: MKTLPFAALAVICLPIMPFSTLAAETSATNALSQSQLFSRGNEYSNVKISPTGKYLSAITSVEGKNVLLVLDAQTKKLLNAIRFPSNAQVGTYEWANSERIVLAKEYLKGWSDVPQYYGELMAVNADGSRPKYLFGYNSGEQQTGSNIKKNTPISATAFILDPLPDDERYMLVNAIPWGGAPDLSETLQDVYRVDLFSGVRKRITGSPIGRARFMTDHEGEVRFVAGEDGKNITKVFYRKDGEWLNTDKLNLGLSDFTPISFADNKNSIYAAGRVGTETLGVYRINLETGEKAEIIQDEVVDPSNFWINGTNKQLYAVEFENGYPSYAFVDNNDNHAKLLKDLLAALPGHQVQIVSETRNGEQLVVIAFNDRNPGDYYLFDTKKLKLEYLAAARKWLDPEKMAEVKPISFTNRDGQKIHGYLTLPNGKEAKNLPLVVNPHGGPHGIRDWWGFDPQNQLLAQNGMAVLQVNFRGSGGYGERFEQAGYQKWGSDIQHDIIDATQYVIDQGLADKERVCIAGGSFGGYSALQSAVLAPDMFKCAVGFAGVYDLELMFDEGDVARTRSGTSYLKDVLGQDKATLKAMSPSENVAKLKANLLLVHGGDDERAPIEQLESLEKALKAHNYPYQKLVMDNEGHGFYDDSHRAKYYDQMLSFLKTNLKL